A region of the Caldalkalibacillus uzonensis genome:
TCAACTGTTGACGATGCTCCATATGGTGGGAGCAGGTCTCTTTTTGGGGGCCAGTTTTGACACCTATTTTCGCCTGAGAGGGCCAGCCCGGCGTTCTATTGTGTACATGGTCCAGGATGTGCTGTTCTGGCTGTTGAACGGCATGGTGGTCTTTTTGTGGCTGAAGGGGATTAATCACGGAGAGGTTCGCCTGTATATCTTTATGGCTATCGCCCTGGGCTATGCTATGTACCGCAGTATGTTGCAAACATACTACTTGCGCGTGTTAAATACGGTGATTAACGTGGCCATCACCACCTACCGTTGGACGGTGAAACTGCTGACAGTTTTGATCGTACTGCCCATTCGGTTTATCTTCAAGGTATTGCTTGCGGTATTGGTTTTCAGCGGAAGCCTCTTCATTGGGATCGGACAATCGATTTACCGTTTTTTGCGTTGGGGAGGGTTGTTCCTGTTTGGCTGTGGTCAAAAAATAAGGGGGTTATGGAAGATACGTGAGCCAAACGAGGCGGCAGCGGATGCCACTGAGAAAAAAGAAAAAAGGTCTGTGATAAAAAAAGGATTTCTCTTCCGGATGGCGAATAAATGGTTGAGGAGAAAATAAAGTCTATAAACAGGGATGTGTCTGTATGCGATCACAATCACCATGGAAACCTTATTCGTCCCACCGGGATGTGGTCCTCCCTGCCTCGCGGACGGAGCCTGCGCCAAACCATACACAACAGCCCCGGCCTGCCAAGGCTAAACGGTGGCGGATGAAAGTTGTGGGCCTGTTGTTGGTGGTGTTTTTGATCTGGGCCTCTGTGAAGTGGTGGGAGCAGCAGCAGATGTTGCAAGAGATGGAAGCGGAATTGAATATGTTGCAAGTTAAAGTGAATGAAGCAGAAGAGCGGCAAGTGGAGCTAGAGACAGAGATTAACCGCTTGCACGACCCGGAATATATTGCCGAAATTGCCCGCCGCGATTATTTTTTGTCCCGTCAAGGGGAAACCATTTTTAAAATCAGCGACTAATTGAGGACGAACAGGTACCCTTGTTTGACACCTTTTTTTAGATTCGGGTATAATATACTATATAAATTTTTTGTTTAATCGCTTAAGGAGGATTATTTACTACATGTCAGCAGTTGAAGTAGGCAGCAAGCTTGAAGGAAAAGTGACCGGGATTACCAACTTTGGGGCTTTTGTGGAGCTGCCAGATGGTGTCACGGGTCTTGTACACATCAGTGAAATTGCCGACCAATATGTCAAAGATGTCAATGATTTTCTAAAGGTTAACGACATTGTCAAAGTTAAGGTGATCAATGTCGAAGAAAACGGAAAGATTGGGCTGTCCATTAAACAAGCCCAAGATCAGAAGCCCAAATCCAGAGCATCATCCCGGCGCAGAGATAACTTTGAAGACAAAATTTCCAAATTTTTAAGAGAAAGTGAAGACCGCCTGATGTCTCTAAAGCGCCAGATGGATACTAAACGAGGTGGTCGGGGCTCAAGGCGATGAGAGAAGCAAAGTACTGATCCTGTGATCATATACGTTTAAATAAATGCTGAAGGGCTGTTTCCCATTTGACGGGGGCAGCCCTTTTATCATGATTGCAAGCTGTGGTGTTCATTCTTGTTCATCCGACAGCCCCCTGGCTTTTTAGCTGTTTCACCGGAAATATGTCGAGCGTTTTTTTAAGCCGGCCTCCCCATTTTGACAAAATTTAGACTTGAAAGGGGTTATAATGGGTACCACTCCGATATGAAACAGGTGGTGGATAAATGATGCGCAAACTGGAACCAAGTTTTTCCCATTTCTTGACACAGGCCACAGCAGAAAAGAAGGGAGGGTTGGAGCGGCTGCGAATGCTCGCGCTCAAACTAAAGCAAGGTTTGTATAAACACTGGGGATTGGCCATCTTTGTCGCAGGCTTCTTGTTAGGACGGGCTTTGATTATCGGTGAGCTTGCTCCGTTTGTCATTCCATTTATTGCTGTGGTCTATCATTTACGCCGGGACAAGCTCTTGTTGGCCTCACTCAGTACCCTCTTGGGCGCGCTTAGCCATGAACTGGCTTCTCCGTTTAAAGTGCTGATGGCCATTCTATTCTTTGTGGGGCTGCAAAAAGTGCTGGAACGCTGGCACAAAGGTGCGTTAAGTTACACACCAATCGCTGTCTTTATCGCAGTTTTATTGGTTAATCTCGGTTTTGCTTATGTGCAGGAGTGGACAGGCTATGTCGTCTTGATGGCTGCTGTGGAAGCTTTGCTCAGTTTGGTTTTAACCCTCATTTTTGTGCAGAGTATTCCGTTAATCACCCACCGGAAGAGGAAAACGCCGTTAAGAAACGAAGAGCTGGTTTGTCTGGTTATTTTGCTGGCCTCACTGATGACTGGAACGGTAGGTTGGGTAGTGATGGACCTTTCCCTGGAACACGTCTTGTCCCGGTATGCCATTTTAGTTTTTGCCCTGGCTGCGGGTGGGGCAATCGGAGCGACTGTGGGTGTGGTAACCGGGATTATCCTTAGCCTGGCTAACGTAGAGGCCATGCTGGAAATGAGCTTGTTGGCCTTTAGCGGTTTGTTGGGCGGTCTGTTAAAAGAGGGCAAGAAAATTGGTGTGGCCCTGGGTCTTTTAATCGGCACATTACTGATGGGCTTGTATATAGGGGAGACAGGGTTATGGGCCACATTTTATGAATCGGTTGTGGCCATTATGCTCTTTTTCTTGACACCTAAATCTGTGTTTGCCACGATATCTAAATATATTCCGGGAACACCTGAACACGCTTCCATGCAACAAGATTACATGAAGCGTCTGCGGGACGTGACAGCCAAGAAAGTCGAGCAGTTTTCTGATTTGTTTCAGCAGCTGGCTAAAAGCTTTTCTGCCCAACCTATGGAGCAGGATGAGGAGAAGCTCCGTCATGTGGATCTGTTGTTAAGTCAAGTAACGGAAAATACGTGCCAGGTGTGTTTTAAGAAAGAGCAGTGTTGGAAAACCAAGTTTCAGGACACCTATCAGCTGATGGGCAAGTTAGTTGACCAGATAGAAGATCATGGGGAGCCTTCACCATCCTTGGGCAAAGAGTGGAGCCACCATTGTGTCAAAGCACATAAAGTGACAGAATTGGTGGAAGCTGAGGTGGAGAAATATAAAACCTATCTGAAATACAAGAAACTGTGTCAGGAGTCCAGGCGGCTGGTGGCTGACCAATTGTCTGGAGTGTCCACTGTGATGAGCAACTTTGCCCGGGAAATCAAACGGGAAGGAGAGGGTCATCATGTGCAGGAACAGGTGGTATTGGATGCCTTAGAGGAAGTGGGGTTGTCCATTCGTTATGTAGATATTATTTCACTGGATGAAGGCAATGTGGACATTGAGCTGAGCCTGCCCTTGGCTTACGGGCGGGAAGAATGTGAAAAAATTGTGGTTCCCCTTCTTTCCGGTCTTGTGGGCGAACCGATTATGGTGGATAAAGAAGAGAGTGTATTTGAAGCGGGGGGCTATTGCAAGGTGCGCCTTATCTCAGCCAAACGTTTCAAGTTGTCAACGGGGGTTGCCAGTGCAGCCAAGGGAGGCGGTCTTTTGTCCGGTGACAGTTTCAATACGATGGCCATTGGTCCGGGGAAGTATGCGCTGGCCATTGCTGACGGGATGGGCAATGGGGAGCGTGCCCATGAGGAGAGTAAAGAAACCCTGACCCTCCTGCAACATATCTTACAGTCGGGCATCGAAGAAACGGTAGCTATTAAATCGATTAATTCCATCCTTTCCTTGCGTTCTCCGGAAGAAGTGTTTTCAACCCTTGATCTGGCTGTTGTGGATCTGCACACGGCACACACCAAGTTTATTAAGATCGGCTCTACACCAAGCTTTATCAAGCGCGGAAACCAGTGTTTCACCATTGCCGCCCATAATTTGCCCATAGGGATCTTACAAGAAATAGACGTGGATGTGGTCAGTGAACAGTTAAAGGCAGGGGATTTGCTGGTGATGGTGACGGACGGGATTTATGATGCACCACGCCATATTGAAAATAAAGAGCGGTGGATGAGACGCTTGATTGCTGAGATCGAGACAACAGATCCGCAGGAAGTGGCAGATCTATTGCTGGAAAAAGTGATCCGGTTCTCCCAAGGTCAAATCTTGGATGACATGACGGTTGTTGTGGCCAAAGTGGAGCGCAATATACCAGAATGGTCTACCATTTCGCTGGCCCACATCCCCAAATTGAGAAAGACAAAAGGAGAGCTGCTAGCTTCAACATAATATATGAGACAGTGAGTTTAATAGAGCACAGGTATGGAACAGCCCCTCCTTGGTCAATGCTGGTAATAATAGCAAAAGGAGGGGTTTTAGTATGAGCGAAGGAACATTAAAACAAATCTTGTTAATCACGGATGGTTGTTCAAATGAAGGTAAAGACCCTGTGGCCGTGGCCGCCATGGCCAGGGAACAGCAGATAACAGTGAATGTGATTGGCATTCTTGATGACGGGCAATTGGGTGAGCAGGGCATTAGGGAGGTACAGGAGATTGCCGCAGCAGCTGGAGGCATCCATCAGGTAGTATACAGCCGCGAGCTGCCTAAAACGGTGCAGATGGTGACCCGTCAGGCGATGACACAAACAATCCAGCAGGTTGTTAATAAGGAATTGCAACAGATTTTGGGACGGGAACAAAGTGTGGAAGCCCTCCCGCCAGATAAGAGAGGACAAGTGGTGGAAGTAGTGGAACATCTGGGTGAAACGCTGGCTTTGGATGTGCTTATATTAGTCGATACCAGCGCTTCCATGAAAAACAAAATCCCAGCTGTTAAACAAGCGTTGCGGGATTTGAAACTATCATTGCAATCCAGGACAGGAGAAAACCGTTTTTCGTTGTGGACCTACCCCTATGCCGGTGGTTACGCCTATAAACATATGGACTTTTCCACTGAACTGGACGCTTTGGACAGGGCTTTTGGCCAATTGACAGCCCAAGGAACCACGCCGACCGGGCCGGCTTTGGAGGAAGTGCTGTACTATTTTACTGGCCTCACCTTGTCCAAGAGGCGGGATGATGATGATGAAGGGATGTTACGCCGCTATGTTTTCTGATCCTGAGCGGATTGCAGGGAAGTGGAATGGGCGGGTGTATAGGGTAAAAAAGGAATTGGGCAGGGGCGCCAACGGTGTTGTTTATTTGGTGAATCACCAGGGGCAATCCTTGGCATTGAAAGTGGGCCGTGACACGTTTTCTCTTACATCAGAAGTGAATGTTTTGAAGCATTTTCAAAAAGCCCAAGGACAAGTCCTTGGGCCTTCCCTTTATGATGTGGACGACTGGGCCAGCAGGGAAGGGCTCCGGCCGTTCTATGTGATGAATGTGATTGAAGGGGATCCTCTGCTTTGTTTTATTAAAGACCGGGGAGAGGAATGGTTGCCAGTTTTGGTTGTACAGCTCTTGGGGTTTCTGGATCAGTTACATCAACAAGGGTGGGTGTTCGGAGACTTGAAACCGGAACATTTGTTGGTCACAGGACATCCACCCCGTTTGGCTTGGTTTGATGCCGGCGGTGTCACCCGTATCGGACGGGCCATAAAGGAGTATACGGAATTGTATGACCGCGGATCGTGGGGCATGGGTGACCGCAAAGCAGAACCGGGATACGATTTGTTTAGTGTAGCACTGATTGTGATGCACTGTGTCAGGGGCAAGCCTTTAGTTCCAGGCCCGCACCCTGTACACACCCTGGAGCAAGCTTTACAAGAGACAGAGCATCTGCTTCCTTATCAGGGGATTGTCCGGCGGGCATTGTCAGGTCGGTACAGCTCAGCCAGAGAGATGAGGCAGGATTGGCTGATGGCCTGGCGGAAACTGCACCAGGGGCGACTAAAGACTAAACAAAAGGGCAGAGCGGGGCGCAAGAGGAGCACCCTGGCTGGGGCCAGTTCAGCAGTGAAGCAGCAGAGAGGTAAAAAACGTTCATTTCTGAAACGATTGGGCAAAGTGATCTCTTTTCTGTGTGTCTCATCTTTTCTGATCTTTTTGTTTGCTCTATACTTATTCTATCAGGCGTTATAGAAATCGAGGATATGTGAGGTACAATGGAGTTAAAGCAGATCGACCAGAGGGTATTGACAACAATTAAGGAATATCAACTATTAGTGCAGGGCGATCGGATCTTGGTTGCTGTCTCCGGAGGTCCTGATTCTATGATGCTGCTGCACTGGTTATGGCGCTTTAAGACAAAGTGGGGTCTTGAATTGATCGCGGTCCACCTCAACCATCAGCTCCGCGGCAGAGATGCTGACCTCGATCAAGCCTATGTGGAAAAGATGTGTGCCACATGGGGCATTCCTTGTGTCGCTGAAAAGCGGGATGTAGCCCGTTACGCCCAGGAAAACAGCCTGAGCAAGCAGGTTGCCGCCCGGGAATGCCGCTACGCTCTATTTGAGCAAGTGGCCCGTTTACAGAAGTGTAACAAGGTGGCTGTTGCCCACCATGCTGATGATCAAGTTGAAACGGTGCTGATGCGCCTCATCCGGGGAACAGGACCCGCTGGTCTGTCCGGTATGCGCCCCAAACGTGCTCTGGCAGAGTTTCATTCCCTGACCGGATGTGAGCTGATTCGGCCCTTACTCGCTTTGTCCAAGAGGGAGATTGAGCGCTACTGCCAGGTATTTGAACTAAACCCCCGTTTGGATCACACCAATCTGACAGATGATGATACGCGTAACTGGATCCGCCATCATCTTGTCCCCAAAATGAAAGAGTTGAATCCCAATCTGTCCTGTGTAATCCAAGATATGAGCCACCTTGTCGCTGAGGATGATGACTATTTGACCGAGCTGGCCAAGCAGAAAGTGGATCACATTATCGACCAGGGTGAGGACCAACACATTCGTCTCAAGCTGCCTGAGCTGCGCCAGTTACCTCTTCCTTTACAAAGGCGAGTGATTTTACTACTATTAAATTATCTGTCTGGTGATCATCACTGGAAAAAAGTTCATATTGACAGTATTTTGAAGTTGGCCAAGAGAGAAGCGGGGCATCAAAAGCTGTATCTTCCTGAGGGTATTAATGTGGAGCGTCATTATGATTTGCTGCTGGTCCACAAGCGTGGGCCCACTCATACTGATCCCCGGTTTCAGTTTTGTTATGAGATATCTGCTCCAGGTACATATCAATGGGCTGAGCTGCCTTTCAGTTTGATAATCGAAAAGCGGCCTCGAAATTTGCACCGGCCTGTGGACAGGGGTAAGCAGGAAAACGCTCAAGGTGACATCTATCAGGCCGATTTTGATGCAGCAGATCTGCACTTTCCTCTGCTCATACGCAATCGCAGGGCCGGTGATAAGATGCAGCCGTTGGGGATGAAGGGTCACAAAAAGGTGAAAGATATTTTTATTGACAGCAAAATACCCCGATACCAACGTGAGCTATGGCCGATTATTCTTGATCAGCAGGGTGTGCTCTGGATTCCCGGGCTTAAGCGGTCAGACAGGGCCAAAGTAACTGAACAGACACAGGAGTTATATGTGCTGACGATGAAAATGAGGGAGGGTTTTTGGTGTTAGAGGATATTAAAGAAGTACTGATCACGGAAGAGCAAATCGCCCACAAAGTAAAGGAACTGGGGAGCAAGCTGGCGGAGGAATACCGGGATAAAAATCCGCTGGTCATCTGTGTATTAAAGGGCGCCGCACCGTTTATGACCGATCTTGTCAAACATATGAACATCCATTTGGAAATGGACTTTATGGATGTGTCAAGTTACGGCAACCGGACTGAATCATCGGGGGAGGTTAAAATCATCAAGGATTTAAATACCACTGTGCAGGGGCGGCATGTACTGATAGTGGAAGATATCATTGACAGCGGATTGACCTTAAAATATCTGGTTGACCTGTTGCGTCATCGCAAAGCCGAATCGGTTAAAATTGTCACTTTGCTGGATAAGCCTCACCGGCGCAAAGTGGACTTGAAACCCGACCTGACCGGTTTTGAAGTGCCAGATGAGTTTGTAGTGGGCTATGGTCTGGACTACGCCGAGAGATATCGTAATCTACCCTTTATCGGGGTATTGAAACCAGAGGTGTACACCGCCGAATAAACCTTGAGGGGCATGAATATCATATGGTACAATATGATATGGTTTGTTTAGCGAGGCTGTTGTTGTACCCGCGAGAGGAGGTAAGGAATGAGTCGTTTTTTCCGGAATACCGCTTTTTACTTGCTTATTTTTCTCGTTGTTGTCGGCTTATTCAGTTTTTTGAGCGATAACCGGGAAGAAGCGCAAGAAATTAATTATCATCAGTTTATCCAATATTTGGAGGATGGGCGCGTCGACAAGCTGCATGTTCAAGCCGATCGCGGTGTGTGGTACATCGAAGGGGAATATGAGAGCGCAGTCGGGGATACAACCCGTTTTTATACATACGCTCCAATGAACTTTAACGAAGTCATTGAACGGATTAACCAAGCGGGTGTCAACTTAACTTATGAACCTGCCCCTGGTGACCCGATCTGGTTAACTTTTTTTACTACATTAATCCCGTTCCTGTTAATATTCATTTTGTTTTTCTTCCTGATGAGCCAGGCCCAGGGTGGCGGCAATAAAGTGATGAACTTTGGCAAGAGCAAAGCCAAGCTGATTCAGGAAGATAAGAAGAAAGTCACTTTCAAAGATGTGGCTGGTGCAGATGAAGAAAAACAAGAACTGGAAGAAATTGTACAATTCCTGAAGGATCCTCGCAAATTTTCCCAGCTTGGGGCTCGCATTCCTAAAGGTGTGTTACTGGTTGGCCCCCCGGGGACCGGTAAAACCTTGCTCGGGCGAGCAGTGGCGGGAGAAGCGGGTGTTCCCTTTTTCAGTATTTCAGGCTCTGATTTCGTGGAGATGTTTGTTGGTGTAGGGGCCTCCCGGGTGCGTGATTTGTTTGAAAACGCCAAGAAAAATGCGCCGTGTATCATTTTTATTGATGAGATTGATGCGGTCGGCCGCCAGCGCGGGGCTGGTTTGGGCGGCGGTCATGACGAGCGGGAGCAGACGCTAAACCAGTTACTGGTTGAAATGGACGGTTTTGAAGCCAATGAAGGGATTATTATTATGGCAGCGACTAACCGTCCTGACGTGTTAGACCCTGCTCTCTTGCGCCCAGGCCGATTTGACCGGCAAATTACGGTGGATCGTCCGGACATTAGAGGGCGCGTGGAAGTGCTCAAAGTCCACGCTCGCAACAAGCCTCTGGCTACAGATGTTGATCTTGAGGTGATCGCTAAGCGCACACCCGGCTTTGCGGGAGCTGATTTGGAAAACTTGCTCAATGAAGCGGCCCTTTTGGCTGCTCGCCGCAATAAAAAGGAGATCAGTATGACTGAGGTGGATGATGCCATTGACCGGGTCATTGCTGGGACTGAGAAGCGCAGCCGCCGGGTCTCCGAAAAGGAACGGAAAATTGTGGCCTATCACGAGTCAGGGCACACCATTGCTGGTTACTTCTTGCCCAATGCGGATCTGGTGCACAAAGTGACGATTGTTCCCCGTGGGCAGGCTGGCGGCTATATGGTGCCGATTCCCAAAGAAGAACGCTTTATTTATACCGAACCTGAATTAAAAGACCGGATTGCCGGTTTGCTGGGCGGACGTGTCGCTGAAGAGATTGTTTTTGGCGAAGTGAGCGTAGGCGCCACTGACGACTTCCGCAAAGCAACAGGGCTCGCCCGGCGGATGGTGACCGAGTTCGGTATGAGTAAATTGGGGCCACTGCAATTTGGCGAGTCCCAGGGCCAGGTGTTCCTGGGCAGAGATATCGGCCATGAGCGCAATTATTCCGAACAAATTGCCTATGAAATTGATCAGGAAGTACGCCGCATTATTAATGAACAATACGAACGATGCAAAGAATTGTTGATTAAGTACCGCGACAAGCTGGAACAGGTTGCCCAAACCTTACTTGAAGTTGAAACATTGACTGCTGATCAAATCAAAGAAGTGATTGAAACGGGTAAGCTGTCCAGCAAGCCGTTCGTAGATAAAGAGAAACAATCCCAAGAGAGCAGGCAACCGGAAACAGACCACAATGGAGGGGCAACTGAGGCGAAAGAGGATGTTAAAGTCCACATTCACTCCAAAAAAGAGGAAGCGTACCGCCCCCAAGACAAACAAGAAACGGTGCAGCCTGATGAACCGGAGCACAAGGATCAACCCAAAAAAGAGGAATAACAAGCTGTCATATAAGCGAAGAAATGTGTACAATAAGGGGAGAGCGCAAACGCTCTCCTTTTTTAGTGAGATAGAGGTGAGAGGTATGATTTTTGTCATCGATGTTGGCAATACCAATATTGTACTGGGTGTTTATCAACAAGACCAATTGACTCATCACTGGAGGATTAATACACACAAACAGCAAACGGAAGATGAATACGGCATGTTGGTCAAAGGATTGTTTCGCGAGGCAGGCCTTTCTCCCTTGGATGTACGCGGCATTATCATTTCTTCCGTTGTGCCGTCGCTCATGTTTGCTTTGGAACGTATGTGTACCAAGTATTTTAAGCAAACCCCGCTGGTAGTGGGCCCAGGGTTAAAAACCGGACTGGCCATTCAGTATGAAAATCCCAAAGAGGTTGGGGCGGACAGGATTGTCAATGCAGTGGCTGCTTTGGAAGAGTATACGCCTCCCCTAATTATTATTGACTTTGGTACGGCCACCACCTTTTGTTATGTAGATGAAAAGGGACATTATTTAGGAGGGGCGATTGCACCTGGTGTGCAGATCTCAACCGAAGCGTTATATCAGTATGCCTCCAAGCTGCCCCGTATTGAACTTAAATTTCCCCGGCGGGTAATCGGCCGCAACACGGTGGAGGCCATGCAAGCCGGCATTTTGTACGGTTATGTGGGACAAGTGGACGGCATTATTGAAACGATGATGGAAGAAAAAAGCCAGCAGCCTACGATCATTGCTACTGGGGGATTAGCAGAGATTATTGCCCAAAAATCAACCTACATTCAGCACGTGGATCCTTTTCTAACCTTAAAAGGCTTGTATTTGTTGTATCAGCGCAACAGGTGATGAAGTGTCCGCCACAAGGAAGGAGGTGCAGAAGATGAACGACCAATCTCAGGACTATCTGGTTAAGGCCCTTGTTTTGGAAGGAAAAGTGCGTGTTTATGGGGTGAAGAGCACCCGGCTGGCCGAAGAATGCCGTCGTCGGCAGGACACCTGGCCTACAGCAACAGCCGCGCTTGGACGCACCCTGTCTGTCGGGGCCATGATGGGGGCCATGCTCAAGGGTGAAGAAAAACTGACCATCCGCGTGGCAGGTAATGGACCACTAGGACGTATTATTGTCGATGCCAACGGCAAGGGAGAGTTGCGGGGCTTTGTCTCCAATCCCCATGTTGATCTGCCTTTGAACGCTCAAGGCAAACTGGATGTAGGCGGGGCTGTTGGCTCCCAAGGCTATCTCTATGTTACCCGGGATCTTGGTTTGAAGGAGCCTTATCAAGGTTCCAGCCCCTTGGTCAACGGAGAGATCGGAGAGGATTTTACCTATTACTTTGCCCAATCGGAACAGACCCCTTCGGCTGTAGCGGTGGGGGTGATGGTGAATCCTGATCATTCGGTGAAAGCGAGCGGTGGCTATATCATTCAACTTTTGCCAGGTGTTGATGATCAGTTTATCACGCAGCTGGAAAAAAGGCTGACAGAGATTCCAGCGGTCTCTCAAATGGTGAATCAGGGCTACACACCTGAGCAGATGATCGAAACTGTATTTCCACAGGAGGAGATCAAGTGGCTGGAGCAGATGCCCATTCGTTTTGCCTGCCATTGCTCCAAGGAGCGGGTGAAAGAGGTATTGACCAGTCTGGGTAGGGGAGAGTTACAAGGAATTCTGGCTGAACAGGGCCAAGCGGAAGTGAGTTGTCACTTTTGCGGTGAGACCTACCACATCTCAAAAGCTGAGCTGAAACAATTAATTACCCAACAGCAGGATGAGGAACAAACATAATGTTTACCTAAAGTTCACATTTTTACGATTGACGCGGGAGCCAACCGTGATAAAATAGGTGTAAGAAAATAAAACATATCAAGTTACTTGGTTTTAAGTATGAAGGAGGTATCACCATGCGTGTGGCCAATACCATTACGGAGCTCATCGGACAAACCCCTTTGGTCAAACTGAACAAGCTTGTTGGAAGTGAAGATGCTGACGTCTATGTGAAATTGGAATGGTACAATCCGGGAAGCAGTGTGAAGGACCGGATTGCCATGGCCATGATTGAGGAGGCCGAGCGGTCAGGCCAATTGCGGCCGGGGATGACCATTCTTGAACCAACCAGTGGCAACACGGGGATTGGTTTGGCCATGGTGGCGGCAGCCAAAGGCTATAAAGCCGTTCTGGTCATGCCTGATACGATGAGTATGGAAAGACGCAATCTTCTTCGCGCCTTTGGGGCCGAACTGGTGCTCACTCCCGGGAAGCAGGGCATGAAAGGAGCCATTCAAAAAGCAGAGGAATTATTGGCTGAGCACGACGATTATTTTATGCCCCAACAATTTACGAATCCGGCCAACCCCAAGATTCACCGGGAAACCACAGGACAGGAATTGTTGGAGCAAGTGGGTGACCAAGTTGATGCCTTTGTAGCTGGTATTGGAACCGGAGGAACGATCACTGGTGCAGGCCAGGTCTTAAAGGAGAAATTCCCCAATCTACACATTGTTGCTGTAGAGCCGGAAGATTCGCCCGTTTTGTCTGGAGGTGAGCCCGGGCCGCACAAAATTCAAGGTATTGGCCCCGGCTTTGTGCCTGACATTCTGGACACGTCCATTTATAACGAAGTGATCACCGTCTCCAATGAGACCGCCTTTGAAACTGCCCGGCGGCTGGCCAGGGAAGAGGGGATCCTGGGCGGCATTTCCACCGGCGCCAATGTATATGCCGCTTTAGAAGTGGCCAAGCGTTTGGGCAAGGGGAAAAAAGTAGTCACGTTTTCACCCAGCAACGGGGAGCGTTACTTGAGCACGCCGCTGTATCAATTTGAAACAGAGGAGTAGAGAGATTTTCCTGTGTCATAAATTAATTAAGAGAGTGGGATACAAAACAAGGCCGTTGATCGCAGGTGATCAGAGGCCTTTTCTTTTTTCCCCGCGGGACACTGTTTCCAGGCTGGCCGGAGAACTGAAACAAGCATGTGTATATTGTATATATACAGCATACAATTTATAATAGAGTTAATAAACGCCTGGCCTTAGCAGGTGATAGATGGTGTTAATCCATATTAACTTTGATTTGCCAATCCCGATCTATGAGCAGATTGCCAGTGAAATTCGGCGCCTGATCTTTGAAGGGCAGCTCAAAGCAGGTGATTCATTAGCTTCAGTCAGACAAGTGGCGAATGACTTAGGTGTCAACTTAAACACGGTTGCTCAAGCCTACCGTTTGCTGGAGAAGCAAGGTCTTGTTCAACTTAGGCGCGGTTCTGGCGCCACTGTGACCGGCAACCGTATCCATGCCGCATATGAAGGGCTGTTGAAAGAGCAG
Encoded here:
- the tilS gene encoding tRNA lysidine(34) synthetase TilS, with protein sequence MTTIKEYQLLVQGDRILVAVSGGPDSMMLLHWLWRFKTKWGLELIAVHLNHQLRGRDADLDQAYVEKMCATWGIPCVAEKRDVARYAQENSLSKQVAARECRYALFEQVARLQKCNKVAVAHHADDQVETVLMRLIRGTGPAGLSGMRPKRALAEFHSLTGCELIRPLLALSKREIERYCQVFELNPRLDHTNLTDDDTRNWIRHHLVPKMKELNPNLSCVIQDMSHLVAEDDDYLTELAKQKVDHIIDQGEDQHIRLKLPELRQLPLPLQRRVILLLLNYLSGDHHWKKVHIDSILKLAKREAGHQKLYLPEGINVERHYDLLLVHKRGPTHTDPRFQFCYEISAPGTYQWAELPFSLIIEKRPRNLHRPVDRGKQENAQGDIYQADFDAADLHFPLLIRNRRAGDKMQPLGMKGHKKVKDIFIDSKIPRYQRELWPIILDQQGVLWIPGLKRSDRAKVTEQTQELYVLTMKMREGFWC
- the cysK gene encoding cysteine synthase A, with protein sequence MRVANTITELIGQTPLVKLNKLVGSEDADVYVKLEWYNPGSSVKDRIAMAMIEEAERSGQLRPGMTILEPTSGNTGIGLAMVAAAKGYKAVLVMPDTMSMERRNLLRAFGAELVLTPGKQGMKGAIQKAEELLAEHDDYFMPQQFTNPANPKIHRETTGQELLEQVGDQVDAFVAGIGTGGTITGAGQVLKEKFPNLHIVAVEPEDSPVLSGGEPGPHKIQGIGPGFVPDILDTSIYNEVITVSNETAFETARRLAREEGILGGISTGANVYAALEVAKRLGKGKKVVTFSPSNGERYLSTPLYQFETEE
- the hslO gene encoding Hsp33 family molecular chaperone HslO; the protein is MNDQSQDYLVKALVLEGKVRVYGVKSTRLAEECRRRQDTWPTATAALGRTLSVGAMMGAMLKGEEKLTIRVAGNGPLGRIIVDANGKGELRGFVSNPHVDLPLNAQGKLDVGGAVGSQGYLYVTRDLGLKEPYQGSSPLVNGEIGEDFTYYFAQSEQTPSAVAVGVMVNPDHSVKASGGYIIQLLPGVDDQFITQLEKRLTEIPAVSQMVNQGYTPEQMIETVFPQEEIKWLEQMPIRFACHCSKERVKEVLTSLGRGELQGILAEQGQAEVSCHFCGETYHISKAELKQLITQQQDEEQT
- the hpt gene encoding hypoxanthine phosphoribosyltransferase; translation: MLEDIKEVLITEEQIAHKVKELGSKLAEEYRDKNPLVICVLKGAAPFMTDLVKHMNIHLEMDFMDVSSYGNRTESSGEVKIIKDLNTTVQGRHVLIVEDIIDSGLTLKYLVDLLRHRKAESVKIVTLLDKPHRRKVDLKPDLTGFEVPDEFVVGYGLDYAERYRNLPFIGVLKPEVYTAE
- the ftsH gene encoding ATP-dependent zinc metalloprotease FtsH, yielding MSRFFRNTAFYLLIFLVVVGLFSFLSDNREEAQEINYHQFIQYLEDGRVDKLHVQADRGVWYIEGEYESAVGDTTRFYTYAPMNFNEVIERINQAGVNLTYEPAPGDPIWLTFFTTLIPFLLIFILFFFLMSQAQGGGNKVMNFGKSKAKLIQEDKKKVTFKDVAGADEEKQELEEIVQFLKDPRKFSQLGARIPKGVLLVGPPGTGKTLLGRAVAGEAGVPFFSISGSDFVEMFVGVGASRVRDLFENAKKNAPCIIFIDEIDAVGRQRGAGLGGGHDEREQTLNQLLVEMDGFEANEGIIIMAATNRPDVLDPALLRPGRFDRQITVDRPDIRGRVEVLKVHARNKPLATDVDLEVIAKRTPGFAGADLENLLNEAALLAARRNKKEISMTEVDDAIDRVIAGTEKRSRRVSEKERKIVAYHESGHTIAGYFLPNADLVHKVTIVPRGQAGGYMVPIPKEERFIYTEPELKDRIAGLLGGRVAEEIVFGEVSVGATDDFRKATGLARRMVTEFGMSKLGPLQFGESQGQVFLGRDIGHERNYSEQIAYEIDQEVRRIINEQYERCKELLIKYRDKLEQVAQTLLEVETLTADQIKEVIETGKLSSKPFVDKEKQSQESRQPETDHNGGATEAKEDVKVHIHSKKEEAYRPQDKQETVQPDEPEHKDQPKKEE
- a CDS encoding type III pantothenate kinase, with the translated sequence MIFVIDVGNTNIVLGVYQQDQLTHHWRINTHKQQTEDEYGMLVKGLFREAGLSPLDVRGIIISSVVPSLMFALERMCTKYFKQTPLVVGPGLKTGLAIQYENPKEVGADRIVNAVAALEEYTPPLIIIDFGTATTFCYVDEKGHYLGGAIAPGVQISTEALYQYASKLPRIELKFPRRVIGRNTVEAMQAGILYGYVGQVDGIIETMMEEKSQQPTIIATGGLAEIIAQKSTYIQHVDPFLTLKGLYLLYQRNR